GCGACTGGATCGGGAGGCGGTTGATCACCGGCCCCGGCGTCCTCCCCTCCACCCGGGCCACTCGCGTCGCCCTCACCACCCCCCTGAGCCTGGCCGTACGGGTCGCCCGCGCCGTCCGCGCGAACCTGACCGCCAAACGGGTCCTGCGCGTCCTCCTCGTCCAGCCCCAGCAGGCCGAGGATGCAGCGGGCGATCCAGGTCACCCGGTCGCTGTCCGGGGCACGCCACGCGGCCTGCACCAGCGGCCAGATGTCGGCCCACTCGTCGGGGCAGGCGGGGACCCACTTGGGCGCGGCACGGTCGTGCTCCCAGCGCATCGCCAGGCACCCCTCGAGCGAGTCGAAGTGCCACTTCGGACGGCCCTGCTCGGCAAGGACGTCGCCCAGAAAGTCGAAGGCGGGCACCAGCTCGGGGTACCGGGCGGCCATCCGCCGCTCCATGCGTTCGTCTTCCAGCGCGTTCCAGAGCTGGCCGAGCAGCGCCAGCGGCTTGTCGCCGCTGAACTGGACGTGCCCGGCCTCGTGGGCCAGGATGGCCCGGATCAGTAGGGCGCGGGTGCCGTGCTCGTCCGGGGGCGCGTGCCGCAGCACGCCGGGGTCGGTGACGGGCAGCAGGTCGGGGTCGAGGTACACCACCTTCGCCACCGGGTCGACGGCCGCCGTGCCGACCCGCGCCGTGAGCAGCACCGTGAAGTCCCCCTTGCGGCTGTAGAAGCGGAACAGTTGCCGGGTGAACTCCCGCCAGCCGAGCTGGTGCGGCCAGGGGAGGGGAGAGGGTCCTCTGGGGACGATCATGATTGCTCCTTTCTGTCCCACCCCGGCGCCGCCGCGCGGCGCGACTCCTACCGGGCGGAACCAGCGCGCCCCTACCGTTTGGACATGCAGAAGTTCGCAGGTGAGACGTGGGGCGACGTGGGCTACCGCGTGTTGGGCATCGTGGGGCTGGCGGGCGCCGCCGCCCTGTCTGTTGGGAACTTGGTGGTCTTGCTGTCCCGGCCCCGGCCCGCGGTCACCGTGGGCGTGTTCATGCTGGTGGTGACCCTGGTGCTGGAGGTGCTGGCGCTGATCTTCGTGTGGCGCAGCGGGGGACGCGATCTCCGGCCCTCGCCGCACGGTCCCCCGGCGATGCTGGCCGCCCTGCTGGGGGGCGGCGTGGTGGCGCTGGACGTGCTGGGGTTCGGCGTGCCGCTGTCCCTGGCGCTGGCCGGGCGCCTGGTGGGGTTGGTCGGTCTACTGACGCTGCTCGCGTTGCTGGAACCGGCGACGGCCTGGGCGGTCCCGGAACCGGAAAGCGCCTGACGAGTGACCGCTGGACGCCAGAGCACCCCTCAGTGCTCTGGCGATCCTCGTCTGCTACACCAGCTTCAGCGCCTGCTCGTTCAGCACGCGCCGCAGGTCCTCCAGTGCGGCGAGCTCCAGTCGCCCGAAGTCGTTCCGGGGCACGCAGAAGGGGATCAGCGTGGTCTCCGCCGCCCGCCGGAACGCCTCGTGCCGTTCCCACCCGTCCTCCACCAGCGCCTGGATGGCCTCCAGCCAACTGATTACCACCCGGGGATTCGCCTCGCGCTCCAGCAGTCCGGACCGGCTGACGTGGTTGGCCCGGGTCTCCACCTCGACGCTGTACAGGTGGGCCGCGAGTTGCGGATCGCCGGACAGCCGCTCGTACAGGGCCACGGTGACGGCCGGGTCGCCGTACTCCAGGTCGAGGTGGAGGTTGAAGCGCCCCAGCAACGCGGTATCGACGCTCTGCCCGGCCTGGATGTACCCGTCGCCCAGGTTGGTCGTGGCGATGAACAGCACGTTCTTCACCGGGGCCCAGACCAGCTCGCCGTTCTTCAGCCGCAGCAGGTAGTAGCGGCCCTCGGGGAGGTGAGGCACGCCCATCAGCCCCGCCTCCTCAGCGCTGACGTGGTCGAGGATGCCCACGGCGCTGGAGAGGTTGATGGGGTCCGAGCGCAGCAGCTCGTCGAACAGCAGCACCACTGGCCCTTCCTGGGCGCGCACGAAGGCCTGGGTGAATGGGCCGTCCACCCACTCGGGCTTGCCCTCCACCATCTGGTAGCCGCCGAGGAAGTCCTGGTCGTCCATGTTCGGGCTGCCCTTGACCACGAACAGCGGACGCCCCAGCCGCACGGCGGCGGCCTTGGCCGTCTCGGTTTTCATCACCCCCGTGGGGCCGGTGATCAATACCCGCCCGCCGCGGCGCGCGACCCGCAGCAGTTCGTCCAGCGGCGTGTTCCCGGTACTCGGGTGGGGCGTGGAAGTGGGCTGGCTGCCCTTGAGGACGGTGAACTCCTCCGGGGGCAGGAAGGCGGTGGCCTGCGTGGGCTCGGCGTCCAGGTGGTCCATCTCGCCTGCCAGGAACAGGGCCTTCATGCTGTAGTAGAGGCTGTCGATCAGGGCCATCATGGCGAGCGTGGCGTCAGGGTCGTTGCTCGCCTGGCGCAGGTCGGCCTTCGTGAAGGTTGCTTGGCCAGGTGTGCGCGGGCCGCGCAGGCGGGAGAGTTCGCCCACCAGGCGCCACCAGCGCGCCTCGACTTCCACCAGGGCCGGGTGGCACTTCAGGACCGCCAGCACGACCGTCAGGGCGAACGGGCCGGTGCGGCCGATGCCACCCTCGAAGGTGATGTGGGTGCCATGCACCGTGGCACCGAGCCAGCGGTTCCCACTCTTGCCGCCCGCGGTGGTGGGGTAGCGGATCAGCACGTCCTGCCCGTTGCCCGGCGTGGCCTGGACGTCGCCGGTCAGGACCCCGCAGATGGCGGTGAGCACACCGAAGCCGACGACGCTCTGCACCGTGGTGTCCTTGTGCTGTGAGTGTGCGCCCGGCGGGATGGCCTGGTGGTAGGACAGGCTGGGCCACACCGACTGGCTCTTGGTGTGGGTGAACGCGATGGCATTGACGGCCGACCAGAAGTTCTGGGACACGGGGCACCTCCGCCTCCCCGCTGCCCCCTGTGAGGGGGGCGACTTCTGTCCGGTACGTCGGTTCTGTTCAGTTCACGAAGGTGGTGCGGGTGCCTCCAAGGCGCGGCCCGCACCCCGCCCGGCTGATTCCCGGTGCGGGCCACGCTCGACGCCGGTGGAACTCAGATCGGTGCCAGGCCGACCCTCACAGCGTGAGGAGGGTCAACGCCGGAAACGCCAGGCGGTAATGCTGTGGGTCCAGCGTGGCCAACCGATCCGCTTTCATCTCAGCATGCGCGCCGATCAGAAAGTCCGCCAGGATGCGCCGTGGGACGCCTCCGCCACTCGCCTTCCTCCGCACCGCATACGCCTGGAAGGCCACGCCTGCCGCCTCCCACACCGCCAGCGGGAACGCCTCCTCGAGCGCGATCCCCGTGTCGTGCAGGAACTCCCCGATGAACACCGGGGTGTGGGGAGGTGTGCCGAGCAGCTCGCTGTACACCACCGGACTGATCAGGAGCGGACCGCTTCCGCGTGCCCGCTCCAGAAGGTCGATCAATGGCAGGGAATTCGGTTCGGCTTTCAGGATGGCGCTGAGGACGTTCGTGTCAATGGCCGTGCGGGTCACTCCTCCGCACCGTCGCGCTGCTGGCGATAAAACGTCACGCTGTCCTGCCCGGCCTCGAAGGGCGGGGATCTCCCGACCCAGGCCAGGAACGGACTGACGGGCGCAGCCGGACGGAGCAGCTCGCCCTGGACCTCGACCGTATCGCCCTCTTTGAGACCAAGTTGCACGGTGACCTCCTCGGGGAACACGAGCTGGCCGCCCTTGACGACGCCTTTGATGGTGGTCATATGTGGCCTCCTGAACGAAGTGTAGGGCTGGGAAACCGTCCCATGCGTGCCGCAGGACAGGATCAGGATCGCCCGGCAGGACAGAGGGAGGGGTGATCATGGCCGTTGTAGACGACGTGCATCAGAGGCTGGATCATAGACTCAAGGGGACGGGGCAGCCCCGCTGGCCCTCGCCGACACCCCCTTAGCTGTACTTCGGGGAAATTCAGGGGCCGCTGAATAACGTCGTGCAGAAGCGGCATTGTCGGCAGGGAGGTGGCCGGGGCAAGTCCCCGGCCACCTGCACCCGAATGGCAGGAACGGTGTCACCGCTTAGGTCATCGGGCTGGGTCAGGCGCAGCCATTGCAGGAAAGTCAGGGCGACCATACACAGCACGGCGTGGTGATGCAGACCTTGCCAGGAACGGCCCTCGAAGTGGTTGAGGCCGACCTCCTCCTTGAGTTCCCGGTGGGTCAGCTCACAGGCCCAGCGACGCTTGGTGACTTCGACCAGGCGCGATAACGGCGTGTTGGCGGGCAGATTACAGGCATAGTATTTCCGCTCCTCCCCCCGACGCTGTTCTCCGATGATCCACGCGGCTTGACCCGGCAGGTGTTGGCCTTGGGCGTTCTCCTCCCCGTCGGCCAGGCGAACATACACGGCCGCAAAGCGTCCTGAGAGTGCGCCCTTGGTTCCGTGTCGCCAAACCAGGTGCTGCCATGCAGCACCTGCAAGCACTTCTCCTACCGTTCGCCGATCCTCGGAGGGGGTTGGGTGCGTTGGTCTTCTGCCACGAAAGATTCTGGGAATGGGGATCAATCGGACGTCCTTGGGGTAGACCGTTTGAGTGCGAGTGATCCCCACCGACCACAGCAGTCCTCGCTCGGTCAGCGCGTGTCGGAACTGAGCGTTCACCCCGTACCCCGCATCCGCCAGGACCATGCCGAAGGTGACGTATTCGCGCACCCGGTCCAGTTCCTTCAAGGCCAACTCCCACTTGGTCTGCGGCGGCTGGTGTTCCAGCGGAACACCAGCCGCCCTGAGCCGAACTGGATCACTGGTCCATTCCAGAGGAAGAAAGAGCCGGAGCGCGAGGGGAACAGGCAGCTCGTGCTGGGCCAGGGTTAGAGAGACGAGGCATTGTCAGGTCGTGATCTTCCCGACCTGCCCGGAATACTGCCGGGCGACGCCTACCGATTTGGTGCCGAACTTGGTCAAACACGTGTCGTCAATGATCAGCACGGCATCGTTCCCGCCCAGCATCTGCTCAGCCCGCTGGGCGAGCAGGGTCTCCAGGGGCTCGGTGTGCCACGGGCTATCCGTGATGAACTGCTGGATGTGGTCTGCTTTCCCGGGCGCCACCACCGCTGCCAGGGGTTGCATGCTTTTCCGGTGGGCCGCACTGCACAAACCTCGCACGTACAGCGGGGCCCAGATACGTTGGGCTTTGTGGCGTAAGGGCGTCAGGAAGGGTGCGAACCAGGTGGGAAAGTGTCGGGTCCAAGGGGGAAGAGGACGACGCATAGCACACAGGCCAGCATCACGGATGCTGGCCCTCATACTCCCGCCCTGAATTTCCCCGAAGTACAGTTAGAGGAGGTGGGGAGCCAGCAGAGCCAGCGCCTCCTCTAAGGTCAGGGTGCAGGCCACCTGCTGACCGCGCACCTGACGCGCCCCCTGCCACACCAGGCCCCGGAGGGTCATCACCTGCCGGGTAATCACCCCGCCGAATGGATCGAGGGTGGCCTGCACCGCCAGCACCAGCTCGGTGTCCTCGTCCCGGGTGAGCCGTTCGAGGGTGCAGCCCTGAGCATCGCGTTCCTCGCCGGTGGCAGGCTGCATGAAGCAGCAGTCGGCACCGGAGTGGGTGGCCAGAACCTGGGAGGCCCGCTCGGCGAGGGCGAGGGTAGCGCAGTGGGCCAGGTGGGTGCCGTGCGGCGTGGTAAGGACGTAGGCGGGCACGGGCGGGGGTTGGGTCATGGCATGCTCCTTTCGCCCCTGCCCGCTGCGCCCTCTGGGCGCGACGCCTCGCCACCCGTCCAGGCACGCCCTGGCCCCGGGAGCGGCAGGTCTCCCCAATGCTCCCGGGGCCGACCACTCAGGCTGGGGTGTCCTGCCCGCGCTTGAACGCGTCGATGCTGCCGAGCGCTGCCTTGAGGTGCTTGTACACCTCGCGCTGGAGATCGAGGTCCTCGGGCAGTTCGTGCCGGAGCTGCTCCAGCGCTTGGGCGAGGTGGGCTCCACCGGCGGTTCGCTCGTAGTCCGGTCGCGCCCACTCGGGCAACTCGGGGGTGGCGGCGGGTTCACGTCGCGTGTCGTTCCAGTCCACCCAGGTTTTGGGCAGGTCGTACAGGTAGCGTCCGATGCCGAACTGCACCGCGCAGCGCTTCAGGGCATCCGAGGACGCGGCCTTGAGGGTGCCCGCCTCCCCCTCGCCCGCCTCGCCGATGTCCTCGCGGGTCACACCGAGGACCGTCAGGCGGCCCTTGACGGTGGGGGTCTGTGTGCCGGGGACGACCACGATCTCAAAGGACCAGTCGTCCGGGCACACGGCGTCCAGGCGGTCCTGCACAGCGCGCGCGTCCACGTAAGCGACCAGCAGCGCGCGGCCGCGGTCCTTGGTGAAGGCCTGCGGCTTCCAGCCCACCAGGTGGCTGGAAAAGGGGGCCTGGAGCCTCCGCTGGACCTGGGACAGGTGTGACGGGGCAGGGGAGAGGGGCAGGGGGCTGGGCTGGTCGGGCATGGGTGTCCTTTCTGACCCCGTGGGGCCACCCTTCCGGGGCGGGCACCGGGTGCCCGCGACTCCCTTGTCCGGCCGGAAGAGGAGGCCTCCCTTCCCGCCGGACAGAGGGGTTAAGCCGCTTGAAGCTGCGCGGCCATGATCTCCTCTCGCACCTGCATCAGCAGCACCCCCAGCCGGTTGAGGCCCTGCCCACGGTAGACGCCCCAGTAGCGGTCGCGCCACGTGTTGTCTTCCACCAGCGCGGCGTCTCCAGTGGACAGCAGGCGCTCGCGCAGGTCCGGTTGGCGGAACTTCACGCGCAGCATCGCCAGCATCACCTCCTCCTTTAG
This DNA window, taken from Deinococcus carri, encodes the following:
- a CDS encoding type II toxin-antitoxin system MazE family antitoxin; the protein is MTTIKGVVKGGQLVFPEEVTVQLGLKEGDTVEVQGELLRPAAPVSPFLAWVGRSPPFEAGQDSVTFYRQQRDGAEE
- a CDS encoding vWA domain-containing protein → MIVPRGPSPLPWPHQLGWREFTRQLFRFYSRKGDFTVLLTARVGTAAVDPVAKVVYLDPDLLPVTDPGVLRHAPPDEHGTRALLIRAILAHEAGHVQFSGDKPLALLGQLWNALEDERMERRMAARYPELVPAFDFLGDVLAEQGRPKWHFDSLEGCLAMRWEHDRAAPKWVPACPDEWADIWPLVQAAWRAPDSDRVTWIARCILGLLGLDEEDAQDPFGGQVRADGAGDPYGQAQGGGEGDASGPGGGEDAGAGDQPPPDPVAELPDILTAGDVEGPARLVASVLRERAAPGRTRPHESRGNLDLGRYIEGKKKLFRHRQEPTRPRELHVTWIVDRSGSMADDGRMICAIRALHMGIRAAQIANVPVRVIAFDSLVEEPVPFGMPAAAATSALRTIFPRGLTELAPAMRRALGAPRRPGENHLHIVICDGGLDPEDMATCGHLIQEHRDVQVLPVLIGEAADLEVAQAWQAAFGTLLLARDHAGLAGIILARLRAFRR
- a CDS encoding NADAR family protein produces the protein MTEIRGFRDQYAFLSNFEPAVIRVRGVRYPTVEHAFQACKTENLAERAVIAALPTPAEARQAGQQVTLRPGWDDLKEEVMLAMLRVKFRQPDLRERLLSTGDAALVEDNTWRDRYWGVYRGQGLNRLGVLLMQVREEIMAAQLQAA
- a CDS encoding type II toxin-antitoxin system VapC family toxin is translated as MTRTAIDTNVLSAILKAEPNSLPLIDLLERARGSGPLLISPVVYSELLGTPPHTPVFIGEFLHDTGIALEEAFPLAVWEAAGVAFQAYAVRRKASGGGVPRRILADFLIGAHAEMKADRLATLDPQHYRLAFPALTLLTL
- a CDS encoding AAA family ATPase; the encoded protein is MSQNFWSAVNAIAFTHTKSQSVWPSLSYHQAIPPGAHSQHKDTTVQSVVGFGVLTAICGVLTGDVQATPGNGQDVLIRYPTTAGGKSGNRWLGATVHGTHITFEGGIGRTGPFALTVVLAVLKCHPALVEVEARWWRLVGELSRLRGPRTPGQATFTKADLRQASNDPDATLAMMALIDSLYYSMKALFLAGEMDHLDAEPTQATAFLPPEEFTVLKGSQPTSTPHPSTGNTPLDELLRVARRGGRVLITGPTGVMKTETAKAAAVRLGRPLFVVKGSPNMDDQDFLGGYQMVEGKPEWVDGPFTQAFVRAQEGPVVLLFDELLRSDPINLSSAVGILDHVSAEEAGLMGVPHLPEGRYYLLRLKNGELVWAPVKNVLFIATTNLGDGYIQAGQSVDTALLGRFNLHLDLEYGDPAVTVALYERLSGDPQLAAHLYSVEVETRANHVSRSGLLEREANPRVVISWLEAIQALVEDGWERHEAFRRAAETTLIPFCVPRNDFGRLELAALEDLRRVLNEQALKLV
- a CDS encoding Rad52/Rad22 family DNA repair protein — its product is MPDQPSPLPLSPAPSHLSQVQRRLQAPFSSHLVGWKPQAFTKDRGRALLVAYVDARAVQDRLDAVCPDDWSFEIVVVPGTQTPTVKGRLTVLGVTREDIGEAGEGEAGTLKAASSDALKRCAVQFGIGRYLYDLPKTWVDWNDTRREPAATPELPEWARPDYERTAGGAHLAQALEQLRHELPEDLDLQREVYKHLKAALGSIDAFKRGQDTPA